A genomic segment from Lineus longissimus chromosome 15, tnLinLong1.2, whole genome shotgun sequence encodes:
- the LOC135499719 gene encoding uncharacterized protein LOC135499719, giving the protein MVNVGAVIGGIVAAIAIIVVIIIGSSFSYLEYFQYGFKRTKSTGAVDITNTYSFGRYFLGPDAEFKIFPADAHYVNYNSVSVFTKDKLEVRMTVTLQYFVLKSELPLLHQEYDLFYESILESNGLDALKGAATVYSTDEFISRRSDIEKALFKGVRERLGGRCCIKDCEKTSSCYSGCKAYSTCQKSDKGLFAQVKYFQLAEVTIPKEVESRKLKALTLEEETETEKYNQNASLVQKETDLQVKRGENEAAEITQKAKADSTLLLARAVANATAIREKARSEGLKDLYAKTKLTTKEHKASFDYLRTLRDIPNVHLNIDFNQLIAGPTSLGKD; this is encoded by the exons ATGGTTAACGTCGGGGCAGTCATTGGAGGAATCGTGGCCGCTATAGCcattatcgtcgtcatcatcatcggtTCGAGTTTTTCATACTTGGAATATTTTCAG TACGGGTTCAAAAGAACGAAGTCCACCGGTGCCGTTGACATCACCAATACCTACTCCTTCGGGCGTTACTTCCTTGGTCCGGATGcagaattcaaaatatttcctgCCGATGCGCATTATGTCAACTACAATAGTGTTTCAGTATTTACGAAGGACAAACTAGAG GTGCGCATGACTGTCACACTTCAATACTTCGTGTTGAAATCCGAACTTCCCCTTCTTCATCAAGAATATGATTTATTCTACGAGTCAATCCTCGAATCAAACGGTCTCGATGCACTCAAG GGTGCGGCAACTGTCTACAGCACTGACGAGTTTATCTCTCGGAGGTCAGATATTGAAAAGGCGCTCTTCAAGGGAGTCCGGGAGCGACTCGGTGGGAGGTGTTGTATCAAAGATTGCGAGAAAACAT CGTCATGTTACAGCGGCTGCAAGGCATACTCCACCTGCCAGAAGTCGGATAAGGGCCTGTTCGCCCAGGTGAAGTACTTCCAGCTGGCCGAGGTCACCATCCCGAAGGAGGTCGAGTCAAGAAAGCTGAAGGCCTTGACACTGGAGGAGGAGACGGAGACAGAAAAGTACAATCAGAATGCGTCGCTTGTGCAGAAGGAAACTGATTTACAG GTGAAGCGAGGCGAAAATGAGGCTGCGGAAATTACCCAGAAGGCCAAAGCAGATTCCACCCTCCTTCTTGCCCGGGCTGTCGCGAATGCCACCGCCATACGTGAAAAGGCAAGAAGTGAAGGCTTGAAGGATCTGTACGCGAAGACCAAACTAACTACGAAGGAACACAAGGCTTCGTTCGATTATCTGCGGACACTCCGAGACATTCCGAATGTACACCTGAACATCGACTTCAATCAGTTGATAGCAGGGCCGACAAGCTTAGGCAAAGATTAA